A genomic window from Zalophus californianus isolate mZalCal1 chromosome 13, mZalCal1.pri.v2, whole genome shotgun sequence includes:
- the LOC113933956 gene encoding 60S ribosomal protein L36-like: MALRYPMAVGLNKGHKVTKNVSKPRHSRRRRRGRLTKHTKFVRDMIREVCGFAPYERWAMELLEVSKDKRALKFIKKRVGTHIRTKRKREELSNVLAAMRKAAAKD, encoded by the coding sequence ATGGCTCTGCGCTACCCTATGGCCGTGGGCCTTAACAAGGGCCACAAGGTGACTAAGAACGTGAGCAAGCCGAGGcacagccgccgccgccgccgcgggcgCCTCACCAAGCACACCAAGTTCGTGCGGGACATGATCCGAGAGGTGTGCGGCTTCGCCCCCTACGAGCGGTGGGCCATGGAGCTGCTCGAGGTCTCCAAGGACAAGCGCGCCCTCAAGTTCATCAAGAAAAGGGTGGGGACACACATCCGCaccaagaggaagagagaggagctgAGCAACGTCCTGGCCGCCATGAGGAAAGCCGCAGCCAAGGACTGA